The following are encoded in a window of Esox lucius isolate fEsoLuc1 chromosome 14, fEsoLuc1.pri, whole genome shotgun sequence genomic DNA:
- the sptan1 gene encoding spectrin alpha chain, non-erythrocytic 1 isoform X6 has product MDTSSPQRMDTSGVKVLESADDIQERRQQVLDRYRRFKELSGMRRQKLEDSYRFQFFRRDADELEKWIQEKLQIASDENYKDPTNLQGKLQKHQAFEAEVQANAGAIVKLDETGNLMISEGHFASETIRTRLEELHRLWDLLLQKTKEKGVRLLQAQKLVQYLRECEDALDWISDKEAIATSEELGQDLEHVEVLQKKFEEFQTDLAAHEERVNEVNQLAGRLSQESHPEAELIVRKQEEVNAAWQRLKGLAQQRQGKLFGAAEVQRFNRDVDETISWIKEKEQLMASDDFGRDLASVQALLRKHEGLERDLAALEDKVNTLGEEAERLQQTHPQNASQIHLKRDELITNWEQIRTLAAERHARLNDSYRLQRYTADFRDLTSWVTEMKALINADELANDVAGAEALLDRHQEHKGEIDAHEDSFKATDEAGQALLNTGHYASEEVKEKLGILSEEKESLLELWEVRRQQYEQCMDLQLFYRDTEQVDNWMSKQEAFLLNEDLGDSLDSVEALLKKHEDFEKSLSAQEEKITALDEFATKLIQNNHYAKEDVATRRDALLSRRNALHERAQSRRLALEDSFHLQQFFRDSDELKSWINEKMKTATDEAYKDPSNLQGKVQKHQAFEAELSANQSRIDALQKSGQELLDGKHYAADEVSVRMDEVSSQWKKLLEATELKGVKLREANQQQQFNRNVEDIELWLYEVEGHLSSDDYGKDLTSVQNLQKKHALLEADVAAHQDRIDGITIQARQFHEGGHFDADNIKRKQEALVGRYDALREPMAARKQKLSDSLRLQQLFRDVEDEETWIREKEPIAASTNRGKDLIGVQNLLKKHQALQAEIAGHEPRIKAVTQKGEAMVEEGHFAGEEVKVKLGELNGRWDTLKGKAGQRRQDLEDSLQAQQYFADANEAESWMREKEPIVSSPDYGKDEDSAEALLKKHEALMSDLSAYGSSIKALKEQAQTCRQQVAPTDDETGKELVLALYDYQEKSPREVTMKKGDILTLLNSTNKDWWKVEVNDRQGFVPAAYVKKLDPTQSSSRENLLDEQGSIGLRQDQIETQAVAKEACSVSVRMKQVEELYGTLLELGEKRKDMLEKSCKKFMLFREANELQQWINEKEGALTNEEVGSDLEQVEVLQKKFDDFQKDLKANESRLRDINKVASELESEGLMAEEAPMIQAQEQVMLGSAHGKDEADAKNASPWKNVRLAVQTTANFNTIKDLNNRWRSLQQLAEERSNMLGSAHEVQRFHRDADETKEWIEEKNQALNTDNYGHDLASVQALQRKHEGFERDLAALGDKVNSLGETAERLIQSHPEAVDDIQEKCTELNTAWSSLVGRADQRKEKLGNSHDLQRFLSDFRDLMSWINGIRGLVSSEELAKDVTGAEALLERHQEHRTEIDARAGTFQAFEQFGQQLLARGHYASPEIQQKLEALDRERADLEKAWVQRRMMLDQCLELQLFNRDCEQAENWMAAREAFLASDDKGDSLDSVEALIKKHEDFDKAINVQEEKIAALQSFADQLIGADHYAKPEIHNRCSEVLDRWRHLKAQMIEKRSKLGESQTLQQFSRDVDEIEAWISEKLQTATDESYKDPTNIQLSKLLSKHQKHQAFEAELHANSDRIRGVIDTGNALIQRGACAGSEDAVQSRLGALDEQWQFLVNKSAEKSQKLKEANKQQNFNTGIKDFDFWLSEVEALLASEDYGKDLASVNNLLKKHQLLEADISAHEDRLKDLNGQADSLTASTAFDPTQVKDKRDAVNGRFAKIKSMAAGRRAKLNESHRLHQFFRDLDDEESWIKEKKLLVSSEDYGRDLTGVQNLRKKHKRLEAELAAHEPAIQSVQETGKKLSDDNTIGQEEIEQRLGQFEEHWAELKNLATARGQRLEESLEYQQFVANVEEEEAWINEKLNLVGSEDYGDTLAAVQGLLKKHEAFETDFTVHRDRVNDVCSNGDELIKKNNHHVDSISAKMASLRGKVTELERAAAMRKAKLDENSAFLQFNWKADVVESWIGEKENSLKTDDYGRDLSSVQTLLTKQETFDAGLQAFQQEGITNITALKDQLLAAKHVQSKAIEARHAALMKRWNQLLNNSQARKKKLLEAQEHFRKVEDLFLTFAKKASAFNSWFENAEEDLTDPVRCNSLEEIRALRDAHEAFRSSLSSAQADFNQLAELDRQIKSYQVVSNPYTWFTMEALEETWRNLQKIIKERELELQKEQRRQEENDKLRQEFAQHANAFHQWLQETRTYLLDGSCMVEESGTLESQLEATKRKHQEIRAMRSQLKKIEDLGAAMEEALILDNKYTEHSTVGLAQQWDQLDQLGMRMQHNLEQQIQARNTTGVTEDALKEFSMMFKHFDKEKSGRLNHQEFKSCLRSLGYDLPMVEEGEPDPEFESILDTVDPNRDGNVSLQEYMAFMISRETENVKSSEEIESAFRALSVDAKPYVTKEELYQNLSKEQADYCISHMKPYLDSKGREMPSAFDFVEFTRSLFVN; this is encoded by the exons ATGGACACCTCGTCTCCTCAG AGAATGGATACCAGTGGGGTTAAAGTTCTGGAGTCTGCCGATGACATCCAGGAGCGCCGGCAGCAGGTACTGGATCGCTACCGGCGCTTCAAGGAGCTGTCTGGCATGCGCCGGCAGAAGCTGGAGGACTCATACCGCTTTCAGTTCTTCCGCCGCGATGCCGACGAGCTGGAGAAGTGGATTCAGGAGAAGCTGCAGATAGCCTCTGATGAGAACTATAAGGACCCCACTAACCTCCAG ggtAAGCTCCAGAAACACCAGGCCTTTGAGGCCGAGGTGCAAGCCAATGCCGGAGCCATTGTAAAGCTGGATGAGACTGGCAACCTTATGATCTCTGAGGGCCACTTTGCCTCCGAAACCATCCGC ACTCGTCTGGAGGAACTGCACCGTCTTTGGGACCTGCTGCTCCAGAAGACCAAGGAGAAGGGCGTACGTCTGCTGCAGGCCCAGAAGCTGGTGCAGTACCTGCGCGAGTGCGAGGATGCCCTGGACTGGATCAGTGACAAG GAGGCCATCGCCACCTCTGAGGAGCTGGGCCAGGACCTGGAGCATGTCGAGGTGCTCCAGAAGAAGTTTGAGGAGTTTCAGACAGACCTGGCTGCCCACGAGGAGCGTGTTAATGAGGTGAACCAGCTGGCGGGCAGGCTGAGCCAGGAGTCCCACCCAGAGGCGGAGCTCATCGTCCGCAAGCAGGAGGAGGTGAACGCCGCCTGGCAGAGGCTTAAGGGCCTGGCCCAGCAGAGGCAGGGCAAGCTGTTTGGGGCAGCCGAGGTGCAGCGCTTCAACAG GGATGTGGACGAGACGATTAGCTGGATCAAGGAGAAGGAGCAGCTCATGGCGTCCGATGACTTTGGCCGGGACCTGGCCAGCGTTCAGGCCCTGCTGCGCAAGCATGAGGGGCTGGAGAGAGACCTGGCTGCCCTGGAAGATAAGGTCAACACCCTGGGTGAAGAGGCTGAGCGCCTGCAGCAGACCCACCCCCAGAATGCCTCCCAGATCCACCTGAAGAGGGACGAGCTCATTACCAACTGGGAGCAGATCCGGACACTGGCTGCCGAGCGCCACGCCCGGCTAAACGACTCCTACAG GCTACAGCGTTATACCGCAGACTTCCGCGATCTGACCAGCTGGGTAACCGAGATGAAAGCCTTGATCAATGCCGACGAGCTGGCCAACGATGTAGCCGGTGCTGAGGCTCTCCTGGACCGGCACCAGGAACACAAG GGTGAGATTGACGCACACGAGGATAGCTTCAAAGCCACGGACGAGGCCGGCCAGGCCCTGCTCAACACTGGACACTACGCCTCAGAGGAGGTCAAGGAGAAG CTGGGCATCCTGAGCGAGGAGAAGGAGTCTTTGCTGGAGCTGTGGGAGGTGCGCAGGCAGCAGTATGAACAGTGCATGGACCTTCAGCTCTTCTACAGGGACACGGAGCAGGTCGACAACTGGATGAGCAAGCAGGAG GCTTTCCTTCTGAACGAGGATCTTGGTGACTCACTGGATAGCGTGGAGGCGCTGCTGAAGAAACATGAGGACTTTGAGAAGTCCCTCAGCGCCCAGGAGGAGAAGATCACC GCCCTGGATGAGTTTGCCACCAAACTGATCCAGAACAACCACTATGCCAAGGAGGACGTTGCCACTCGTAGAGATGCT CTGCTGAGTCGCCGTAACGCCCTACACGAGCGCGCCCAGTCTCGTCGCCTCGCCTTGGAAGACTCCTTCCACCTGCAGCAGTTCTTCCGCGACTCAGATGAGCTCAAGAGCTGGATCAACGAGAAGATGAAGACGGCCACGGACGAGGCTTACAAG GACCCATCCAACCTGCAAGGCAAGGTCCAGAAGCACCAGGCTTTCGAGGCAGAGCTGTCAGCCAACCAGAGCCGCATCGATGCGCTGCAGAAATCTGGCCAGGAGCTCCTGGATGGAAAGCACTACGCCGCCGATGAGGTCTCAGTCCGCATGGATGAGGTCAGCTCCCAGTGGAAGAAGCTGTTAGAGGCCACTGAGCTCAAAG GCGTCAAGCTGCGTGAGGCCAACCAGCAGCAGCAGTTCAACAGGAACGTGGAGGATATTGAATTGTGGCTCTACGAGGTGGAGGGCCACCTGTCATCCGACGACTATGGCAAGGACCTCACCAGCGTCCAGAACCTGCAGAAGAAACACGCCCTGCTGGAGGCCGATGTGGCTGCACACCAG GACCGCATTGACGGCATCACCATCCAGGCACGTCAGTTCCATGAGGGAGGCCACTTTGACGCAGACAACATCAAGCGCAAGCAGGAGGCACTGGTGGGACGCTACGACGCCCTCCGCGAACCCATGGCTGCCCGCAAGCAGAAGCTGTCCGACTCCCTCAGGTTGCAGCAGCTCTTCAGAGACGTGGAGGACGAGGAGACCTGGATCCGGGAGAAGGAGCCCATCGCGGCCTCGACCAACCGGGGCAAAGACTTGATCGGGGTACAGAACCTGCTGAAGAAGCACCAAGCCCTGCAGGCGGAGATTGCTGGCCATGAGCCCCGCATCAAGGCCGTCACTCAGAAAGGAGAGGCTATGGTGGAGGAAG GTCACTTTGCCGGGGAGGAGGTGAAGGTGAAGCTGGGGGAGCTGAACGGCCGATGGGACACCCTGAAGGGCAAGGCAGGCCAGCGCAGACAGGACCTGGAGGACTCGCTGCAGGCCCAGCAGTACTTTGCCGACGCCAACGAGGCTGAGTCCTGGATGAGGGAGAAGGAGCCCATCGTGAGCAGCCCTGACTACGGCAAGGACGAGGACTCTGCTGAG GCCCTGCTGAAGAAGCACGAGGCCCTGATGTCTGACCTGAGCGCCTATGGAAGCAGCATAAAGGCTCTGAAAGAGCAGGCCCAAACCTGCAGG CAACAAGTGGCTCCCACTGACGATGAAACGGGCAAGGAGTTGGTCCTGGCTCTCTACGACTACCAGGAGAAGAGCCCCCGGGAGGTCACCATGAAGAAGGGAGACATCCTCACCCTGCTCAACAGCACCAACAAG GACTGGTGGAAGGTGGAGGTCAACGACCGCCAGGGCTTCGTGCCAGCTGCCTACGTCAAGAAACTGGACCCTACCCAGTCCTCCTCTAGGGAGAATCTGCTGGATGAGCAGGGCAGCATCGGCCTCCGCCAGGACCAAATCGAGACCCA GGCGGTGGCCAAGGAGGCGTGCAGTGTGTCTGTACGCATGAAGCAGGTGGAGGAACT GTACGGTACTCTCCTGGAGCTGGGCGAGAAGCGCAAGGACATGCTCGAGAAGAGCTGCAAGAAGTTCATGTTGTTCCGCGAGGCCAACGAGCTGCAGCAGTGGATCAACGAGAAGGAGGGCGCTCTCACCAACGAGGAGGTGGGCTCCGACCTGGAGCAGGTGGAGGTGCTGCAGAAGAAGTTTGACGACTTCCAGAAG GACCTGAAGGCTAACGAGTCCCGTCTGAGGGACATCAACAAAGTGGCGTCGGAGCTGGAGTCTGAGGGCCTGATGGCAGAGGAGGCGCCCATGATCCAGGCTCAG GAACAAGTGATGCTGGGTTCTGCTCATGGCAAG GATGAGGCAGATGCCAAGAATGCTTCACCATGGAAG AATGTACGATTGGCTGTTCAAACGACGGCTAACTTTAATACCATCAAG GATCTGAACAACCGCTGGAGGTCCCTGCAGCAGCTGGCCGAGGAGAGGAGTAACATGCTAGGGAGTGCCCACGAGGTGCAGAGGTTCCACAG GGATGCAGATGAGACCAAAGAGTGGATTGAGGAGAAGAACCAGGCCCTGAACACAGACAACTATGGACACGACCTGGCTAGTGTTCAGGCACTGCAGCGCAAACACGAGGGCTTCGAGAGAGACCTGGCTGCCCTGGGAGATAAG GTGAACTCTCTGGGCGAGACGGCGGAGCGTCTGATCCAGTCCCACCCAGAGGCAGTGGACGACATCCAGGAGAAATGCACGGAACTCAACACGGCCTGGAGCAGCCTGGTGGGGCGTGCTGATCAGCGCAAGGAGAAGCTGGGCAACTCCCATGACCTGCAGCGCTTCCTGTCTGACTTCAGGGACCTGATGTCCTGGATCAACGGCATCCGAGGCCTGGTCTCCTCTGAGGAGTTGGCCAAGGACGTGACCGGAGCCGAAGCCCTGCTGGAGAGACACCAG GAGCACCGTACTGAGATTGATGCCCGTGCGGGCACCTTCCAAGCCTTTGAGCAGTTTGGCCAGCAGCTGTTGGCACGCGGCCACTATGCCAGCCCTGAGATCCAGCAGAAGCTGGAGGCCCTGGACCGGGAGAGGGCTGACCTAGAGAAGGCCTGGGTGCAGCGACGCATGATGCTCGACCAATGCCTGGAGCTCCAG CTGTTCAACCGAGACTGTGAGCAGGCAGAGAACTGGATGGCAGCGCGCGAGGCCTTCCTGGCCAGCGACGATAAGGGAGACTCCTTGGACAGCGTGGAGGCTCTCATCAAGAAGCATGAAGACTTTGACAAGGCCATCAATGTTCAAGAGGAGAAAATTGCTGCTCTGCAGTCCTTTGCCGACCAGCTGATTGGCGCTGACCACTATGCCAAACCTGAGATCCACAACCGTTGCAGTGAAGTCCTGGACAG GTGGCGCCACCTGAAGGCCCAGATGATTGAGAAGCGCTCCAAGCTGGGGGAGTCTCAGACCCTTCAGCAGTTCAGCCGTGACGTGGACGAGATTGAGGCCTGGATCAGCGAGAAGCTTCAGACGGCCACGGACGAGTCCTACAAAGACCCCACCAACATCCAG CTGTCCAAGTTGCTG AGTAAGCACCAGAAGCACCAGGCCTTCGAGGCGGAGCTGCACGCCAACTCGGACCGCATCCGGGGAGTCATCGACACCGGCAACGCCCTCATCCAGAGGGGGGCTTGCGCCGGCAGTGAGGATGCAGTTCAG TCTCGTCTTGGTGCCCTGGATGAGCAATGGCAGTTCCTGGTGAACAAGTCTGCGGAGAAGAGCCAGAAGCTGAAAGAGGCCAACAAGCAGCAGAATTTCAATACAGGCATCAAGGACTTTGACTTCTGGCTCTCTGAG GTTGAGGCCCTCCTCGCGTCTGAGGATTATGGCAAAGACCTGGCCTCTGTCAACAATCTTCTGAAGAAACACCAACTCCTGGAAGCTGACATCTCTGCTCATGAG GATCGTCTGAAGGACCTGAATGGCCAGGCTGACAGCCTTACAGCCAGTACGGCCTTCGACCCCACCCAGGTCAAGGACAAGCGCGATGCTGTCAATGGACGCTTCGCCAAGATCAAGAGCATGGCTGCCGGGCGCCGTGCGAAGCTCAATGAGTCCCACCGCCTGCACCAGTTCTTCAGGGACTTGGACGATGAGGAGTCTTGGATTAA AGAAAAGAAATTGCTAGTAAGTTCGGAGGACTACGGACGTGATTTGACAGGAGTGCAGAATCTGAGGAAGAAACATAAGAGGCTGGAGGCTGAGTTGGCGGCCCACGAGCCTGCCATCCAGTCTGTGCAGGAGACCGGGAAGAAACTGTCTGATGACAACACCATCGGCCAGGAGGAGATCGAGCAGAGGCTGGGCCAGTTTGAGGAGCACTGGGCGGAGCTGAAAAACCTGGCCACAGCCAG GGGGCAGAGGTTGGAGGAGTCGCTGGAGTACCAGCAGTTTGTCGCGAACGTTGAAGAGGAAGAAGCCTGGATTAACGAGAAGCTGAACCTGGTGGGAAGCGAAGACTACGGAGACACCCTGGCCGCTGTGCAGGGCCTGTTGAAGAAGCACGAGGCGTTCGAGACCGACTTCACCGTGCACAGGGACCGAGTGAATGACGTCTGTTCCAATGGAGATGAGCTCATCAAGAAG AACAACCACCACGTGGACAGCATCTCAGCCAAGATGGCCTCCTTGCGGGGCAAAGTGACTGAATTGGAGAGGGCCGCGGCCATGAGGAAGGCCAAGCTGGATGAGAACTCTGCCTTCCTGCAGTTCAACTGGAAGGCTGATGTGGTGGAGTCCTGGATCG GTGAGAAGGAGAACAGCCTGAAGACTGATGACTACGGAAGAGATCTCTCCTCCGTGCAGACGCTACTCACTAAGCAG GAGACCTTTGATGCTGGTCTGCAGGCCTTCCAGCAGGAGGGAATCACCAACATCACAGCCCTGAAGGATCAGCTCCTGGCAGCCAAGCATGTCCAGTCCAAAGCCATCGAGGCGCGCCACGCTGCCCTCATGAAGCGCTGGAACCAGCTGCTCAACAACTCACAGGCCCGGAAGAAGAAGCTGCTGGAGGCCCAGGAGCACTTCAGGAAG GTGGAAGACCTGTTCCTCACCTTTGCCAAGAAGGCGTCAGCCTTCAACAGCTGGTTTGAGAACGCCGAGGAGGACCTCACCGACCCGGTGCGCTGCAACTCACTGGAGGAGATCCGGGCGCTGCGTGACGCCCATGAGGCTTTCCGCTCCTCTCTGAGCTCGGCACAGGCTGACTTCAACCAGCTGGCCGAGTTGGACCGGCAGATCAAGAGCTACCAGGTGGTGTCCAACCCCTACACCTGGTTCACCATGGAGGCCCTGGAGGAGACGTGGAGGAACCTGCAGAAGATTATCAAG GAACGAGAGCTGGAGCTACAGAAGGAGCAGAGGAGGCAGGAGGAGAATGACAAGCTGCGGCAGGAGTTTGCACAGCACGCCAACGCGTTCCACCAGTGGCTGCAGGAGACCAG GACATATCTTCTGGATGG GTCCTGCATGGTAGAAGAGTCCGGAACGCTGGAATCACAACTCGAGGCGACCAAG CGTAAGCACCAGGAGATCCGGGCAATGCGCAGTCAGCTGAAGAAGATTGAGGACCTGGGCGCGGCCATGGAGGAGGCCCTGATCCTGGACAACAAGTACACGGAGCACAGCACGGTGGGCCTTGCCCAGCAGTGGGACCAGCTGGATCAGCTGGGCATGAGAATGCAGCACAACCTTGAGCAGCAGATCCAGGCCAG AAATACCACCGGTGTGACGGAGGATGCCCTGAAGGAGTTCAGCATGATGTTCAA GCACTTTGACAAAGAGAAGTCAGGCCGTCTGAACCACCAGGAGTTCAAGTCTTGTCTGCGCTCGCTGGGTTATGACCTACccatggtggaggagggagaaccAGACCCAGAGTTTGAGTCCATCCTTGACACCGTCGACCCCAACAG GGATGGCAACGTGTCCTTGCAGGAGTACATGGCGTTCATGATCAGCCGCGAGACAGAGAACGTCAAGTCTAGTGAGGAGATTGAGAGCGCCTTCCGAGCTCTCAGCGTGGACGCCAAGCCCTACGTCACCAAGGAGGAGCTCTACCAG AATCTGTCCAAGGAACAGGCAGACTACTGCATTTCACACATGAAGCCCTACCTAGACAGCAAGGGCCGAGAAATGCCCTCGGCCTTCGACTTCGTCGAATTCACCCGCTCGCTTTTCGTCAACTGA